Proteins from a genomic interval of Streptomyces sp. SID8374:
- a CDS encoding type VII secretion system-associated protein yields the protein MSEPGAQPAISPLDPAPPEEFVEAARLAPDHWLYLTDPAWRGEGPPPEWAVIGQWRSDRAGEIVEWEDNPEYRPSPEAMGWPEPADEVDRAVQLATTGYGPAEDVTAALARAEVAVPVTADGDPVSASAPDGTAVVPVYTSPRYLRSLGQLGSVTLPLTDLLARIPAGHSLCLNSSAPVSMVLTTEGLADVLAQAAGEGTTAPTA from the coding sequence ATGAGTGAGCCCGGCGCCCAGCCCGCCATCTCCCCCCTGGACCCCGCACCCCCGGAGGAGTTCGTCGAGGCCGCCCGGCTCGCGCCCGACCACTGGCTCTACCTGACCGACCCCGCCTGGCGCGGGGAGGGCCCGCCGCCGGAATGGGCCGTCATCGGCCAGTGGCGCTCGGACCGTGCGGGCGAGATCGTCGAGTGGGAGGACAACCCGGAGTACCGCCCGTCGCCCGAGGCGATGGGGTGGCCCGAGCCCGCCGACGAGGTGGACCGGGCCGTCCAGCTCGCCACCACCGGCTACGGCCCCGCCGAGGACGTCACCGCCGCCCTGGCCAGGGCCGAGGTCGCGGTGCCGGTCACGGCGGACGGTGACCCGGTGAGCGCGTCGGCACCCGACGGCACGGCGGTGGTCCCCGTCTACACCTCCCCGCGCTACCTCCGTAGCCTCGGGCAACTGGGCTCCGTAACGCTGCCGCTCACCGATCTGCTCGCCCGCATCCCCGCAGGCCACAGCCTCTGCCTCAACAGCTCGGCCCCGGTCAGCATGGTGCTGACGACGGAAGGGCTCGCGGACGTGCTGGCACAGGCGGCGGGGGAGGGGACCACGGCCCCCACCGCCTGA
- a CDS encoding Inducer of phenazine A, which translates to MKSQRELLTPQMLRYDDFDDRAETRYLPYLMYFHRADYRSATINTDRLGFRISHGSGEQASVANPPKGPVRLLAGSSTPFGIGATADTATMASRLWTRYAPSVPWLNFAGRSHNSMQELLLFLMHRELVPEIDEIVVFSGLNDLALSRLPDAQRGDHGGFFNCGEYFDRMEELRASHRKPRRGFGRRPGAVGEEPHVVPPLADRIAYAVDLTSRHLAALRLLAGRTGARITYVLQPLATWVRESGPREERAIFGELDGISNFWELYGDIATLETGRRYADALQAACKEQDIRFLDLSPVVADSVKDDDWLYVDRAHFTDHGTEIVSGLLAESLGLS; encoded by the coding sequence GTGAAATCCCAGCGCGAACTCCTGACCCCCCAGATGCTGCGGTACGACGATTTCGACGACCGTGCGGAAACCCGCTACCTGCCCTACCTGATGTATTTCCACCGGGCGGACTACCGCTCCGCGACGATAAACACCGACCGGCTGGGATTCAGGATCTCCCACGGCTCCGGTGAACAGGCATCGGTGGCGAATCCGCCCAAAGGCCCGGTCCGGCTGCTGGCCGGCAGCTCCACCCCGTTCGGGATCGGGGCGACCGCCGACACCGCCACCATGGCGTCGCGCCTCTGGACCCGGTACGCGCCCTCCGTCCCCTGGCTCAACTTCGCCGGGCGCAGCCACAACTCGATGCAGGAGCTGCTGCTGTTCCTGATGCACCGGGAGCTGGTCCCCGAGATCGACGAGATCGTCGTGTTCTCCGGCCTCAACGACCTCGCGCTCAGCCGGCTGCCCGACGCCCAGCGCGGCGACCACGGCGGGTTCTTCAACTGCGGTGAATACTTCGACCGGATGGAGGAGCTGCGCGCCTCCCACCGCAAGCCCAGGCGGGGCTTCGGCCGGCGCCCCGGAGCGGTGGGCGAAGAGCCGCATGTGGTGCCCCCGCTCGCGGACCGGATCGCGTACGCCGTCGACCTGACCTCCCGTCACCTCGCCGCACTCCGCCTGCTCGCCGGGCGGACCGGCGCCCGCATCACCTACGTGCTACAGCCCCTGGCGACCTGGGTGCGGGAGTCCGGCCCGCGCGAGGAGAGGGCGATCTTCGGCGAGCTCGACGGGATCTCCAACTTCTGGGAGCTGTACGGCGACATCGCCACGCTGGAGACCGGCCGCCGGTACGCCGACGCGCTCCAGGCCGCCTGCAAGGAACAGGACATCCGCTTCCTGGACCTGAGCCCCGTGGTCGCCGATTCCGTCAAGGACGACGACTGGCTCTATGTGGACCGCGCCCATTTCACCGACCACGGTACGGAAATCGTCTCCGGCCTCCTCGCCGAATCCCTCGGGCTTTCCTGA
- a CDS encoding iron-containing redox enzyme family protein, with translation MHSQQAAATATLSAEHQAGRPHGLPGDGGSARTVYAYATDPEASLPEGRFVEEVRTVLRRHATATDDGSLDALVRQAADWGAAERERYRTLAGDEEGPEGHHQVLVRRAVLGCAPLALLSGAWLQWLSAPGNADDPLVLRILALYASDVGAGHPAASRGSAYLELLRRLRLAENAAPAARLTGDQRIPDGAFRLPALLLAMSRRPDDFRGEILGADLCLRAVGLLPALELVREVLPTGAEWPALDPGQLRCTEGPLPVEQCRAAVDALVAVEGERGAAAVRSGFRWMLAGLRDWSEALHAELVAAGDPAFDMADLMRLRSREGAVYHHQFLLEGKPLARWLAECRTDPGPLLDVLARSKLVKPGRSGASSLVRGLVSERGPMFRVFSPEDLTVIRRWIDSLPVRPADPHGAGAETARDTRPPRTPSPAAGPQDPLAAVAGALRAGARSPGRTPSGLREAYHLLMTRTDTPALRSWAMEYVAGWLARSGHGMDRTAMPLPERWGHEGLRPWLQAQHDRHGVEFEENAAIPLPSKEAVVDDTVQTAPLTLIDGSWLQGFTDYEQASSAIGHSLFETYWDELGNGEPHLNHPLIYRDVLKEMGVELPPTASAAFAQWPGFREESLELPVYWLCVGRFPQTFLPEVLGLNLAMELSGVGGTYRRARLALKAYGFSTRFVDIHNTIDNVATGHSAWAADAVDTLLASLPDAPGPGARADVWSRVQVGYRSLNPPRSVGARLAARRTRFTGRRR, from the coding sequence ATGCACAGCCAACAGGCAGCTGCCACGGCCACGCTGTCCGCAGAGCATCAGGCGGGCCGCCCGCACGGGCTGCCGGGGGACGGCGGCTCCGCGCGGACCGTCTACGCGTACGCGACGGACCCGGAAGCGTCCCTCCCCGAGGGCCGGTTCGTCGAGGAGGTACGGACCGTCCTGCGCCGCCACGCCACGGCCACGGACGACGGCTCCCTCGACGCCCTCGTACGGCAGGCCGCCGACTGGGGGGCCGCCGAACGCGAGCGCTACCGCACCCTGGCCGGTGACGAAGAAGGCCCCGAAGGCCACCACCAGGTACTGGTCCGCCGGGCCGTCCTCGGCTGCGCCCCGCTGGCACTCCTGTCCGGGGCCTGGCTGCAATGGCTCAGCGCCCCCGGCAACGCCGACGACCCCCTCGTGCTGCGCATCCTCGCCCTGTACGCCTCCGACGTGGGCGCCGGCCACCCGGCGGCCTCCCGGGGCAGCGCCTACCTCGAACTGCTGCGCCGCCTGCGGCTCGCCGAGAACGCGGCACCGGCCGCCCGGCTCACCGGCGACCAGCGCATCCCGGACGGGGCGTTCCGCCTCCCGGCGCTGCTCCTGGCGATGAGCCGGCGCCCCGACGACTTCCGGGGCGAGATCCTCGGCGCCGATCTGTGCCTGCGAGCCGTCGGGCTGCTGCCCGCCCTGGAGCTGGTACGGGAGGTGCTGCCGACCGGGGCGGAATGGCCGGCCCTCGACCCGGGCCAACTGCGCTGCACCGAAGGGCCCTTGCCCGTCGAACAGTGCCGCGCGGCGGTGGACGCGCTGGTCGCGGTGGAGGGCGAGCGGGGGGCGGCCGCGGTGCGCTCCGGCTTCCGCTGGATGCTGGCCGGCCTCCGCGACTGGTCCGAGGCGCTCCACGCCGAGCTCGTGGCGGCCGGTGACCCGGCGTTCGACATGGCCGATCTGATGCGGCTGCGGTCGCGTGAAGGCGCCGTCTACCACCACCAGTTCCTGCTGGAGGGCAAGCCCCTGGCCCGCTGGCTTGCGGAGTGCCGGACCGATCCGGGGCCGCTGCTGGACGTCCTGGCGCGCAGCAAGCTGGTCAAGCCCGGCCGTTCCGGGGCGAGTTCGCTCGTACGGGGACTGGTCAGCGAGCGCGGGCCGATGTTCCGGGTCTTCTCGCCGGAGGATCTGACGGTGATCCGGCGGTGGATCGACTCCCTGCCGGTGCGGCCCGCCGACCCCCACGGGGCGGGGGCGGAGACCGCACGGGACACCCGTCCGCCGCGTACGCCCTCCCCGGCCGCCGGACCGCAGGACCCCCTCGCCGCCGTCGCCGGAGCCCTGCGGGCAGGCGCCCGCTCCCCGGGCCGCACCCCGTCCGGGCTGCGTGAGGCGTACCACCTGCTGATGACCCGTACCGACACCCCGGCCCTCCGCTCCTGGGCCATGGAGTACGTCGCCGGCTGGCTCGCCCGCTCCGGTCACGGCATGGACCGTACGGCGATGCCGCTGCCGGAGCGGTGGGGCCACGAGGGGCTGCGGCCCTGGCTCCAGGCCCAACACGACCGGCACGGAGTCGAGTTCGAGGAGAACGCGGCGATCCCCCTGCCATCGAAGGAGGCGGTCGTCGACGACACCGTACAGACGGCGCCGCTGACCCTCATCGACGGCAGCTGGCTCCAGGGGTTCACCGACTACGAGCAGGCCTCGTCCGCGATCGGGCACTCCCTCTTCGAGACGTACTGGGACGAACTCGGCAACGGCGAACCGCACTTGAACCACCCCCTCATCTACCGCGATGTCCTCAAGGAGATGGGGGTGGAGCTGCCGCCGACGGCCTCCGCCGCGTTCGCGCAGTGGCCCGGCTTCCGCGAGGAGTCCCTCGAACTCCCGGTGTACTGGCTGTGCGTGGGGCGCTTCCCGCAGACCTTCCTGCCGGAGGTCCTCGGCCTGAACCTGGCCATGGAGCTGTCGGGCGTCGGCGGCACCTACCGGCGGGCGCGCCTCGCACTCAAGGCGTACGGCTTCAGCACGCGCTTCGTGGACATCCACAACACCATCGACAACGTGGCCACCGGCCACTCCGCCTGGGCCGCCGACGCCGTGGACACCCTGCTCGCCTCGCTGCCCGACGCACCGGGGCCCGGCGCCCGGGCCGATGTGTGGAGCCGGGTGCAGGTGGGCTACCGCTCGCTCAACCCGCCCAGGAGCGTCGGCGCACGGCTCGCCGCCCGCCGCACCCGCTTCACGGGGCGCCGCAGGTGA
- a CDS encoding carbamoyltransferase yields the protein MSDLILGVSAFYHDSAAALIADGVPVAAAQEERFTRRRHDPSFPSRAVAYCLDEQGVSLADVSAVAYYEDPWLKFRRVLATFAGAAPTGFASFRDTLPAWLGPGGKLRTADTVRAELAALGRGRVPQLSVRRHHESHAVSAFFPSPYESAAVLCIDGVGEWATTTLWHGRGTDLRPVSELRFPHSLGLLYSAFTYFCGFKVDSGEYKLMGLAPYGKPRYADLIREKLIDLKPDGSFRLDMRYFAYLRGQVMTGRGFEKLFGGPRRTSESPLTEREFDLAASVQAVTEEAVLRLARTARERTGESRLCMAGGVALNCVANGKVIDAGIFDEVWVQPAAGDAGGALGAAQAVAMERGARRDHVRTGHDAMSGSLLGPAYGDEEIAAYLDARSIPYRRLDSDTLAAQVADGLAQGKIAGWFQGRMEFGPRALGARSIIGDPRNPDMQSAMNLKIKFRESFRPFAPAVLAEDAKDYFDLPQESPYMLVVSQVAAAQRLEAQDAGASGLDLLKVRRSTIPAVTHVDHSARVQTVTGHSNPAYHRLLTAFKSLTGCPVLVNTSFNVRGEPIVNSPQEAYTCFMRTDIDLLALGNFLLEKSEQPAWTEASDWRDEIPLD from the coding sequence GTGTCTGACCTCATTCTCGGAGTCTCCGCCTTCTACCACGACAGCGCCGCCGCTCTGATCGCCGACGGCGTACCCGTGGCCGCAGCCCAAGAGGAACGCTTCACCAGGCGGCGGCACGACCCCTCGTTCCCCTCCCGCGCGGTGGCGTACTGCCTCGACGAGCAGGGCGTGAGCCTGGCCGACGTCTCCGCCGTCGCCTACTACGAGGACCCCTGGCTGAAGTTCCGCCGGGTGCTGGCCACCTTCGCGGGCGCCGCGCCCACCGGCTTCGCCTCCTTCCGCGACACCCTGCCCGCCTGGCTCGGCCCCGGCGGCAAGCTGCGCACCGCCGACACCGTGCGCGCCGAACTCGCCGCGCTGGGCCGGGGCCGGGTCCCCCAGCTCTCGGTGCGCCGCCACCACGAGTCGCACGCGGTCTCCGCCTTCTTCCCGAGCCCGTACGAGTCCGCCGCCGTGCTCTGCATCGACGGCGTCGGTGAATGGGCCACGACCACCCTGTGGCACGGCCGGGGCACCGACCTGCGACCCGTCTCCGAACTCCGCTTCCCCCACTCGCTCGGCCTGCTCTACTCCGCATTCACCTACTTCTGCGGCTTCAAGGTCGACTCCGGCGAGTACAAGCTCATGGGCCTCGCGCCCTACGGAAAGCCGCGCTACGCCGACCTCATCCGCGAGAAGCTCATCGACCTCAAGCCCGACGGGTCCTTCCGCCTGGACATGCGCTACTTCGCGTACCTGCGCGGCCAGGTCATGACCGGACGCGGCTTCGAGAAGCTCTTCGGCGGGCCGCGCCGCACCTCCGAATCCCCGCTCACGGAGCGGGAGTTCGACCTCGCCGCCTCCGTGCAGGCGGTGACCGAGGAGGCGGTGCTCCGGCTCGCCCGGACGGCGCGCGAGCGTACGGGGGAGTCCCGGCTCTGCATGGCCGGCGGCGTCGCGCTCAACTGTGTGGCCAACGGCAAGGTGATCGACGCCGGGATCTTCGACGAGGTCTGGGTCCAGCCCGCCGCCGGTGACGCCGGGGGAGCCCTCGGCGCCGCCCAGGCCGTCGCGATGGAACGGGGCGCGCGCCGCGACCACGTGCGTACGGGGCACGACGCGATGAGCGGCTCCCTGCTCGGCCCCGCCTACGGCGACGAGGAGATCGCCGCCTACCTGGACGCGCGCTCCATCCCGTACCGCCGACTCGACAGCGACACGCTGGCCGCGCAGGTCGCGGACGGGCTCGCCCAGGGGAAGATCGCGGGCTGGTTCCAGGGGCGCATGGAGTTCGGGCCCCGGGCCCTCGGCGCCCGGTCCATCATCGGGGACCCGCGCAACCCGGACATGCAGTCGGCGATGAACCTCAAGATCAAGTTCCGAGAGTCCTTCCGCCCGTTCGCCCCGGCCGTCCTGGCCGAGGACGCCAAGGACTACTTCGACCTGCCGCAGGAGAGCCCGTACATGCTCGTGGTCTCCCAAGTCGCCGCCGCCCAGCGGCTGGAGGCCCAGGACGCCGGAGCCTCGGGGCTGGACCTGCTGAAGGTGCGGCGCTCCACCATCCCCGCCGTGACCCACGTCGACCACTCGGCGCGCGTGCAGACGGTGACCGGCCACAGCAACCCGGCCTACCACCGGCTGCTGACCGCCTTCAAGTCGCTCACCGGCTGCCCGGTCCTGGTCAACACGTCATTCAACGTACGCGGCGAGCCGATCGTCAACTCCCCGCAGGAGGCCTACACGTGCTTCATGCGGACCGACATCGACCTGCTGGCGCTCGGCAACTTCCTGCTGGAGAAGAGCGAACAGCCCGCTTGGACGGAAGCGTCCGACTGGCGCGACGAGATCCCTCTCGACTGA
- a CDS encoding TauD/TfdA family dioxygenase, which yields MTSLLQFARYRVEDSARDLLRKEISARVSETSLDSDLDDAILGGIGAYALRRHLPGDILQGSQVFTAAGSHALLLSNLPTQDFPATPVSGFADESELAVTNAVHLGLIRLLGCTPFAVSYENDGRLIRNVVPNPAASGTTSSWGADSEFFWHSDNPHQPFGPPGSDPRLYTPPYLTFFAIRNEERIPTEIAALDDVVVRLDEETRSALTAPEFEVGAPDSNDEGTIGPLVKTPVLESGPDGRHRARYDRGTTTGLTPAAQQALERWREVLLDIPSADLVLRPGDFMIFDNLRVLHRRKAFTPHPNTTARWLRRCYAA from the coding sequence ATGACCAGCTTGCTCCAGTTCGCCCGGTACCGCGTCGAGGACAGCGCCCGGGACCTGTTGCGCAAGGAGATCTCGGCCAGGGTGTCGGAGACCAGCCTCGACTCCGACCTCGACGACGCCATCCTCGGAGGGATCGGCGCGTACGCGCTGCGGCGCCATCTGCCCGGTGACATCCTCCAGGGCAGCCAGGTGTTCACCGCGGCCGGCTCCCACGCGCTACTCCTGTCCAACCTGCCCACCCAGGACTTCCCCGCCACCCCGGTCAGCGGCTTCGCCGACGAGAGCGAACTCGCCGTGACCAACGCGGTCCACCTGGGCCTGATCCGGCTCCTCGGCTGCACGCCGTTCGCGGTGAGTTACGAGAACGACGGCCGGCTCATCCGCAATGTGGTGCCCAACCCGGCGGCCTCCGGAACGACCAGCTCGTGGGGCGCCGACTCGGAGTTCTTCTGGCACTCCGACAACCCGCACCAGCCCTTCGGCCCGCCCGGATCCGACCCCCGGCTCTACACACCGCCGTACCTCACCTTCTTCGCCATACGGAACGAGGAGCGGATCCCCACCGAGATCGCGGCCCTCGACGACGTCGTCGTACGACTCGACGAGGAGACCCGATCCGCCCTCACCGCACCGGAGTTCGAGGTCGGCGCCCCCGACTCCAACGACGAGGGGACGATCGGCCCCCTGGTGAAGACCCCGGTCCTGGAGTCCGGCCCGGACGGCCGCCACCGCGCCCGCTACGACCGCGGCACCACGACCGGCCTCACCCCCGCCGCCCAACAGGCGCTGGAACGCTGGCGAGAAGTCCTGCTGGACATCCCGTCGGCCGATCTCGTCCTCCGGCCCGGCGACTTCATGATCTTCGACAACCTCCGCGTGCTGCACCGCCGCAAGGCGTTCACCCCGCACCCCAACACTACGGCCCGCTGGCTCCGCCGCTGCTACGCCGCCTGA
- a CDS encoding ATP-grasp domain-containing protein, with translation MGKYRVAVIGGRPAPVAGAKELGIDVVLVHEEGAYDVAVGQHCERIIHGPLDDGPAILELLKPLHAESPFDRVLTTTEPAAESTGFVVDALGLPGVSEFTARALKDKALTRKLLDEHGISPVRYRMVHSADEIAAFRAEVGDRIIVKPVDGVASLHIHPVDGPEDAAKAWQALQAADISTVIAEEYLDGPVVSVDSFSHAGRHLTIGYSEYRMNERYVEWEVSTPSRYATPWLTELRELTPKLLDAVGLTEGPSHSEFVLTPKGPRVLESHARLAGSGAPELVRRAFGLNLNRMFLTVPLGIDELPETSPEPLGGAAVRFFTPEPGTVDAIEVDDDAADAIRRVPKDEKQYVFLPYLDEFVDTAVAAVIGKSVGETVPPLLTVADCVSGYVIASGRDADDAVAKCEATNDRIRFKTS, from the coding sequence ATGGGCAAGTACCGCGTGGCAGTCATCGGCGGCCGGCCGGCACCGGTCGCGGGAGCCAAGGAACTCGGCATCGACGTCGTTCTCGTCCATGAGGAGGGCGCCTACGACGTGGCCGTCGGCCAGCACTGCGAGCGCATCATCCACGGCCCCCTGGACGACGGCCCGGCCATCCTCGAACTCCTGAAGCCGCTGCACGCCGAGAGCCCGTTCGACCGAGTCCTCACCACCACCGAACCGGCCGCCGAGTCCACCGGCTTCGTCGTGGACGCCCTCGGCCTGCCCGGCGTCAGCGAGTTCACCGCCCGCGCCCTCAAGGACAAGGCGCTCACGCGGAAGTTGCTGGACGAGCACGGCATCAGCCCCGTGCGCTACCGCATGGTGCACAGCGCGGACGAGATCGCCGCGTTCCGGGCCGAGGTCGGCGACCGGATCATCGTCAAACCGGTGGACGGCGTCGCCAGCCTGCACATCCACCCCGTCGACGGACCCGAGGACGCCGCGAAGGCCTGGCAGGCGCTCCAGGCGGCGGACATCTCGACCGTCATCGCCGAGGAGTACCTCGACGGCCCCGTCGTCAGCGTCGACTCCTTCTCGCACGCGGGCCGCCACCTCACCATCGGCTACTCCGAGTACCGCATGAACGAGCGGTACGTCGAGTGGGAGGTCAGCACCCCCAGCCGGTACGCCACCCCGTGGCTCACCGAACTCCGGGAGCTCACACCGAAGTTGCTGGACGCCGTCGGCCTCACCGAAGGGCCCTCGCACAGCGAGTTCGTCCTCACCCCCAAGGGCCCTCGTGTCCTCGAATCCCACGCCCGGCTGGCCGGCAGCGGCGCCCCCGAGCTGGTCCGCCGCGCCTTCGGCCTCAACCTCAACCGGATGTTCCTCACGGTCCCGCTCGGCATCGACGAGCTGCCGGAGACCTCGCCCGAGCCGCTGGGCGGCGCCGCGGTCCGCTTCTTCACACCGGAGCCGGGCACGGTCGACGCGATCGAGGTGGACGACGACGCGGCCGACGCCATCCGCCGGGTCCCGAAGGACGAGAAGCAGTACGTCTTCCTGCCGTACCTGGACGAGTTCGTCGATACGGCGGTGGCGGCGGTGATCGGCAAGAGCGTCGGGGAGACCGTGCCCCCGCTGCTGACCGTCGCCGACTGCGTCTCCGGGTACGTCATCGCCTCCGGGCGCGACGCGGACGATGCCGTGGCCAAGTGCGAGGCGACGAACGACCGGATCCGCTTCAAGACGAGCTGA
- a CDS encoding nitrile hydratase subunit beta, giving the protein MNTIICPVVAEGSRPDPVAQLHTVRQLVEERYSSEQPLARAALHLIDCATDIVGQLPDGDLDAARGALGSARAAVVSATFAVGRVRDLSATGADQA; this is encoded by the coding sequence ATGAACACGATCATTTGCCCCGTCGTGGCGGAGGGGTCCCGGCCGGACCCCGTCGCCCAGTTGCACACCGTCCGCCAACTGGTCGAGGAGCGGTACAGCAGCGAGCAGCCCCTCGCCCGCGCCGCGCTCCACCTGATCGACTGCGCCACCGACATCGTGGGCCAGCTCCCGGACGGCGACCTGGACGCGGCCCGCGGTGCACTCGGCTCGGCCCGGGCCGCCGTGGTCTCCGCGACCTTCGCGGTGGGCCGGGTCCGGGACCTGTCGGCCACCGGAGCCGATCAGGCATGA